Proteins from a genomic interval of Longimicrobium sp.:
- the atpC gene encoding ATP synthase F1 subunit epsilon, protein MAAAGGGAEGAGTLHVVVLSPEQTVYEGEATQVVAPASNGYLGILRGHAPLMALLGEGVLRVDNGRDSRKFNVAGGFLQVVDDVVTVLSERASAA, encoded by the coding sequence ATGGCCGCCGCGGGCGGAGGCGCGGAGGGCGCCGGGACGCTGCACGTGGTGGTGCTCTCCCCCGAGCAGACGGTGTACGAGGGCGAGGCCACGCAGGTGGTGGCGCCCGCCAGCAACGGCTACCTGGGCATCCTGCGCGGCCACGCGCCGCTGATGGCGCTGCTGGGCGAAGGGGTGCTGCGGGTGGACAACGGCCGCGACAGCCGCAAGTTCAACGTGGCGGGCGGCTTCCTCCAGGTGGTCGACGACGTGGTGACGGTGCTCAGCGAGCGCGCCTCCGCGGCCTGA